A single window of Aedes aegypti strain LVP_AGWG unplaced genomic scaffold, AaegL5.0 Primary Assembly AGWG_AaegL5_hic_scaff_290_PBJ_arrow, whole genome shotgun sequence DNA harbors:
- the LOC5576713 gene encoding U1 small nuclear ribonucleoprotein A, protein MDIRPSHTIYINNLNEKIKKEELKKSLYAIFSQFGQILDIVALKTLKMRGQAFIIFKEIASATNAMRTMQGFPFYDKPMRINYSKTDSDVIAKMKGTFKERPKKAKAPKPIHQEDKKSKKQKNAEAGAAANNSATAEQPPNQILFLTNLPEETNEMMLSMLFNQFPGFKEVRLVPNRHDIAFVEFATELQSGAAREALQGFKITPTHAMKISFAKK, encoded by the coding sequence ATGGACATCCGCCCGAGCCACACCATCTACATCAATAACCTGAACGAGAAAATCAAAAAGGAAGAGCTGAAAAAGTCCCTGTACGCGATCTTCTCCCAGTTCGGCCAAATTCTGGACATTGTCGCCTTGAAGACGCTCAAAATGCGAGGCCAAGCGTTCATCATCTTCAAGGAGATTGCAAGTGCCACTAATGCGATGCGGACCATGCAAGGATTCCCCTTCTACGACAAACCGATGCGCATCAACTACTCGAAGACGGACAGCGACGTGATTGCCAAAATGAAGGGCACTTTCAAGGAGCGCCCCAAGAAGGCCAAAGCACCCAAACCGATTCACCAGGAAGATAAGAAGTCCAAAAAACAAAAGAATGCCGAAGCTGGGGCGGCAGCTAACAATTCCGCCACGGCGGAACAACCACCTAACCAGATTCTGTTCTTGACCAACCTGCCGGAGGAAACCAACGAGATGATGTTGTCCATGTTGTTCAACCAGTTCCCGGGCTTCAAGGAGGTGCGTCTGGTGCCCAATCGACATGATATCGCCTTCGTGGAGTTTGCCACGGAACTGCAGAGTGGTGCCGCTCGGGAAGCGCTGCAGGGTTTCAAGATTACACCGACGCACGCGATGAAGATTTCGTTCGCTAAGAAGTAG